The window ACTATGAAGAGAAAAAAAGGCCAAGCGACCAGGTTTTTTTTATTGAtggtgtttgggaaataaacTATTATCAGCATAGgaatttaattttcattaaaaatttcatatatatataatttttttcgaaataaatataatgagataatttatatttgtcatttaataaaaaataagaactTATTTTCTGTTTTCAGAAAACAGATACAACCTTTTCATCCAAGGCACAACTTTACAACGAATGTGATCCGACTTTGACGAATCATGCCATGGTACTTTCTATGTACGCTTATTTGTAAAGTGACTAAAGTCAAAACTTTATGAAACAGTAAATTCGGTGAGTATTCTAGACTCTAGAGCAACACTTGCTAGTAGTTCATCTGGGTAGAAACTGCGAACTGGCAATTAGTAAGATGTTTCTCGTGTCAAGTTCTACCATTTGCTTCGGTGAAGTTCTCGATTTCGCGTTCATGAACAGCTTCAAGTCTGATATTTCCTCCAATTTAAAGCATTAAGCAACATCACAAATGTGAATGCTTTCCGGTGTGCACAAAGTGACATAAGAGCAGTAACCACTAAGGATGTGTTCAGTCAATGAGGATATAACCTTCTTCACCATCTCTAACTAAACTTGCAGCATTTGAAGCGAATGTGTTGTGGGATGTAGACTTTCGAACTTGTGCATGGGACTCTGCTTCATGCTGAAACATCTTGACTAGTTCTTGCAACTCTAGTTTTCTTACTTGGACTTGCTCTTCAGCAACTGGTCGTTTCAGACCAAGGTAGACCAATCCCATTGCAATCAGTGCAACCCCTAAGAGAAGTAAAAGACCAGAGAAGAGGGCGAATGCATATGGAGTTCCTTCATTTCCAGGAATCCCATCCACATTTATTCCAAAAAGTCCTGTGACGATTGATAGTACGAGGCCACAGCCACCAAACACACCCAAATTGTGTGTTATGTGAAGACTTTTGTCCTAAGAGTAAAAGTTGTGCCcaacaaagaaaaaataaacTGTCACCAAAAGATAGTTAACTGATGAATTTCTATATCCTAGGGGGACTAAATTAATAGCCTCTCACAGTATAATGAAGAGATTAGTAAGTACAACTAATATGATTAGAGCTTTCTGAGAATACCTGTAACCATGCACGGACTGTGCTCTGCATAACATCTTGTATCGTAAACAAGCGACCACGGACTGCTTCTTGCTCTCCAATCATAGCCCTTGTACTCTTCCTTATTCCTTCGAGCAAATTCCTTGTCGCATTTCCCCTTAAATGTTGAAGAAGTTCAAATATGATCTCCTCTCTGGCATGTAATGACCATTTCACTCTAATAACCTATATTGGTAACaaccagaaaaagaaaagacagATTATCCACAAAGTAGTATGCTAACAACCTCTCTTTTAGCATGATGTAATATCTTCTTTTTATCAGCTGAGAAAACAACAAAAGGAATGTTGGATAGGCACTTGCTCATAACATGCTCCCAAAACACACTTATCCCCTTattagttaaaattaatatacctGGGTTGATAGTCTTCTGATCTCCTGGTTTAGGATAACAGTGAACAGATGCATGTCCTCATGGTTTCTCCTAGAAAGGCATAACTTATTCAATTTATACATGTGATAGGCTGAAGCTTTGAACAGAAACAAAAATATTCAGATACATAATTGAATAATCGAGGGTGTGTGTGTGCACGCAAGTGCATGTAGAACCTGTTCATAAACTTCAGTTCAATTTCATCTGCAGCACCAAATATGTATTTTCGAAATAACCTATAGAACAACATGATAACAACTCCATAAGAGAACATTGGCAAGGTAGctgaattttatataaaaacccCAACTCATTAAGtttcttgaaaaaaaaatgtctGATATTTCATATATCCCATGTTCTTCATGGTCCTCTAGTGTCAGTATGCattgaaatcaaaatattacataactCGCTGGAAAATATTGGGGTTTTctatttaatttgtttaatcaaaattaattaaatgacattgatttaatatttataggGTCTCCAAATGTACATAAAATTGAGATTCATTTAAAGGACAGATAAAGTATGTGGCTTCTTCAAATGCAGCTCCAAGAATCAGTGTGTATCAAGTTATACTTTTTATTGATCTTGAGAAATGAGAACTGGGCGTAAGAAATCTATTGCATTAAATGTTCTTACATTATGgcaaaattcaattttaaaaatgtttaaCCAATTGTACAGCAGATGTTTACCCTAGCAAATCACAAACTGAGAACTCAAGGCAGGTACTTCCCTGATGTGTCTGCAACAACAAGAATGTGTCCCTTCCAGCAAGAATTACAAGAAAGAGAGGGACAAAGTATTATGAGCATGTATATATCCTATACTTGTAAATGTTTCCCGCTAAAGAAATTGAGAACTGAAAATTAAGAACTCGTGACATTTTCAGAGTATTTACAGCGTCAAATGCTAGTATACGACGAATTGACTGGAGACATATTGTTGATGTAATTTAacaatatatattcaatttttacaGGTTTTAACTCTTATATCATATCTATCCTTATCTCTGtaattttaactaataataattaaaagaaaaaaaaaacttcatacTCTTGGCTCTGGATGTTCAAGATCAACCTTGAAAAAGATAAGTTACCTGTCATCCCATCTAGCAAGGCGGCATGCCAGGAGTGCTATGACCTCGTGTATAGTTTGTGGTACATTGCTTCCCCCAGCAGTAAGTAGCTCCTGGTCAATGAGAAGATAAAATAGATAGATGAAAGCTGAATATGTAGAACTATCCCCTTTACCCCATCCCcaaaagatatataatagattgcAAAACATCTGAGGATCAACACACCTGTACTTCTGCAACACCTAGCACATTAACGTTTGATGC of the Daucus carota subsp. sativus chromosome 4, DH1 v3.0, whole genome shotgun sequence genome contains:
- the LOC108215676 gene encoding uncharacterized protein LOC108215676 isoform X1, which translates into the protein MAIGDIGADDLALLEKKQDNQKHQPKRDVMQVACGLWTDGLICAFESVQSRRKRAGSKFVAKTASAQRDTVVKQTSSKIPPTKSSRQEVKNTVLDSVPLAESVGNYNDPLVGHDSEHDCLSSYSNPEDKYPGRYWKPIGWSRISELVQTVQVDTDWASQPIEFADSEDDISVAEIAAPYWEQPVGPTWWCHVIAGHPSITAWLSNAQWLHPAISTALRDESKLISERMKHLFYEVPVRVAGGLLFELLGQSAGDPFAEEDDIPVVMRSWQAQNFLVTTLHVKGSASNVNVLGVAEVQELLTAGGSNVPQTIHEVIALLACRLARWDDRDTFLLLQTHQGSTCLEFSVCDLLGLFRKYIFGAADEIELKFMNRRNHEDMHLFTVILNQEIRRLSTQVIRVKWSLHAREEIIFELLQHLRGNATRNLLEGIRKSTRAMIGEQEAVRGRLFTIQDVMQSTVRAWLQDKSLHITHNLGVFGGCGLVLSIVTGLFGINVDGIPGNEGTPYAFALFSGLLLLLGVALIAMGLVYLGLKRPVAEEQVQVRKLELQELVKMFQHEAESHAQVRKSTSHNTFASNAASLVRDGEEGYILID
- the LOC108215676 gene encoding uncharacterized protein LOC108215676 isoform X2, whose product is MAIGDIGADDLALLEKKQDNQKHQPKRDVMQVACGLWTDGLICAFESVQSRRKRAGSKFVAKTASAQRDTVVKQTSSKIPPTKSSRQEVKNTVLDSVPLAESVGNYNDPLVGHDSEHDCLSSYSNPEDKYPGRYWKPIGWSRISELVQTVQVDTDWASQPIEFADSEDDISVAEIAAPYWEQPVGPTWWCHVIAGHPSITAWLSNAQWLHPAISTALRDESKLISERMKHLFYEVPVRVAGGLLFELLGQSAGDPFAEEDDIPVVMRSWQAQNFLVTTLHVKGSASNVNVLGVAEVQELLTAGGSNVPQTIHEVIALLACRLARWDDRLFRKYIFGAADEIELKFMNRRNHEDMHLFTVILNQEIRRLSTQVIRVKWSLHAREEIIFELLQHLRGNATRNLLEGIRKSTRAMIGEQEAVRGRLFTIQDVMQSTVRAWLQDKSLHITHNLGVFGGCGLVLSIVTGLFGINVDGIPGNEGTPYAFALFSGLLLLLGVALIAMGLVYLGLKRPVAEEQVQVRKLELQELVKMFQHEAESHAQVRKSTSHNTFASNAASLVRDGEEGYILID